Proteins encoded within one genomic window of Ovis aries strain OAR_USU_Benz2616 breed Rambouillet chromosome 1, ARS-UI_Ramb_v3.0, whole genome shotgun sequence:
- the LOC101102188 gene encoding general transcription factor IIF subunit 2-like, with product MASGGSRLKPQSIPLNLEGIQQNQRMWLVKVPKYLSQQWSEASGSGEVGKLKIATNQGKSEISFTLNKELTDIRGTDGQPAPVHAPTEHQFLLQTDRGQVLTVLTEHAPDQFSLQGTVVHRGECRPAPSENYMRLKRMQIEGASKPARTVQKLEKVVTTNYKPVANHQYNIEYEKRKKETGKRVKADKDQVLTLLFAAFEKHQYYNIKDLVGITMQPVVYLKEILNEIGVRNVKGPHKNTWELKEEYRCYQRAAKRQ from the coding sequence ATGGCCTCCGGAGGCAGCCGACTGAAGCCCCAGAGCATTCCACTCAACTTGGAGGGAATCCAACAGAACCAGCGGATGTGGCTGGTGAAGGTACCGAAGTACCTATCGCAGCAGTGGTCGGAAGCTTCTGGAAGCGGTGAAGTCGGGAAGCTGAAGATTGCCACAAATCAAGGGAAATCGGAAATCTCCTTTACTCTGAATAAGGAACTTACAGACATTAGGGGTACAGATGGACAACCGGCCCCAGTCCACGCTCCCACGGAGCATCAGTTTCTCTTGCAGACAGACAGAGGGCAGGTCCTCACGGTGCTGACTGAGCATGCGCCAGATCAATTTTCCCTGCAAGGAACCGTGGTCCATCGTGGCGAATGCAGACCCGCTCCCAGTGAAAATTACATGAGGCTGAAGAGGATGCAAATAGAGGGGGCTTCCAAACCTGCCAGGACTGTACAGAAACTGGAGAAGGTGGTCACGACCAATTATAAACCTGTTGCCAATCATCAGTACAATATTGAatatgagaagagaaagaaagaaaccggAAAGAGAGTGAAGGCGGATAAAGACCAAGTGTTAACCTTGCTATTTGCTGCCTTTGAGAAACACCAGTATTATAATATAAAGGACTTGGTTGGCATCACTATGCAACCTGTGGTGTACCTGAAGGAAATCCTGAATGAAATCGGTGTTCGAAATGTAAAAGGACCCCACAAAAACACTTGGGAGCTGAAGGAAGAGTACCGGTGCTACCAGAGAGCAGCCAAGAGACAGTGA